The following proteins come from a genomic window of SAR202 cluster bacterium:
- a CDS encoding 16S rRNA (uracil(1498)-N(3))-methyltransferase yields the protein MHRFFVGHTAISGSRAMLEGDVAHQIARVLRLRAGEKVVLLDGAGLEYELSLTDVHQGRVEGVVTAKRAAQGDAAVPVTLFAALLKGDKLDTVLQKCTELGVSAFVPFFSERMLPQDGGPAWAGKRRERWSRIVKEASEVSRRGRLPEVHGPVTFAEACEMAGASAIIPWEEEAARGLRTELAGNRERYARGVGILIGPEGGFTAAEVETAKGRGATPVTLGRRIMRADTASIAAVSAVMYELGELGS from the coding sequence ATGCACCGCTTCTTCGTGGGCCACACCGCGATTTCCGGCTCGCGGGCGATGCTCGAAGGGGATGTCGCCCACCAGATAGCCCGCGTCCTCCGCCTGCGAGCAGGGGAGAAAGTTGTATTGCTGGACGGCGCAGGGCTGGAGTACGAGCTTTCTCTGACCGACGTACACCAGGGGCGTGTGGAGGGCGTGGTCACCGCGAAGAGGGCCGCGCAAGGAGACGCCGCGGTCCCCGTAACGCTCTTCGCCGCCTTGCTGAAGGGCGACAAGCTGGACACGGTACTGCAGAAGTGCACGGAGTTGGGCGTGTCGGCCTTCGTGCCGTTCTTCTCAGAAAGGATGCTGCCGCAGGATGGTGGTCCGGCATGGGCCGGAAAGCGGCGGGAGCGTTGGAGCAGGATCGTTAAGGAAGCCTCGGAGGTTTCCCGCCGGGGACGGCTGCCGGAGGTCCACGGCCCGGTGACCTTCGCGGAAGCGTGCGAAATGGCGGGCGCGTCGGCCATTATTCCGTGGGAGGAAGAGGCGGCGCGCGGCCTCCGGACGGAGCTGGCCGGCAATCGCGAACGCTACGCCCGGGGCGTGGGCATCCTGATCGGCCCTGAGGGCGGGTTCACCGCGGCGGAGGTTGAGACGGCGAAGGGGAGGGGAGCAACCCCTGTTACTCTGGGGCGGCGCATCATGCGGGCGGACACCGCCTCGATAGCGGCTGTATCCGCCGTAATGTATGAGCTGGGCGAGCTGGGGTCCTAG